One Denticeps clupeoides chromosome 10, fDenClu1.1, whole genome shotgun sequence genomic window carries:
- the LOC114798292 gene encoding Fc receptor-like protein 5 isoform X2 — translation MATDKLLIFQVAFAVVCLAQESTDNIPEPQLTYEWKNIFASESTVLKCKIQPDSESWNYKWYRNGESLSENGNAYSVSSATKQNAGVYTCQGTHKKRNVTSKLSKAVELILSDLPTAQLNVESKWTKVFSTESVVMKCEIQPGSTDWRYKWYRNGQEVPDPTNGNKYSISRTNKEHSGEYTCQGVHSIRTVTTSGSNVIQLTVDYLPTAQLNVESKWTKVFSTESVVMKCEIQPSSTDWRYKWYRNGQEVPDPTNGNKYSISRTNKEHSGEYTCQGVHSIRTVATGGSNVIQLTVDDLPTAQLNVESKWTKVFSTERVVMKCEIQPGSRDWRYKWYKNGQEVPDPTNGNKYSISRTNKEHSGKYTCQGVHSIRTVTTSSSNVIQLTVDDLPTAQLNVESKWTKVFSTESVVMKCEIQPGSTYWRYKWYKNGQEVPDPTNGNKYSISRTNKEHSGEYTCQGVHSIRTVTTSGSNVIQLNVDDLPTPHLNVESKWTKVFSTERVVMKCEIQPGSRDWRYKWYKNGQEVPDPTNGNKYSISRTNKEHSGKYTCQGVHSIRTVTTSSSNVIQLTIDDLPTPHLNVESKWTKVFSTESVIMKCEIQPSSTDWRYKWYRNGQEVPDPTNGNKYSISRTNKEHSGEYTCQGVHSIRTVATGGSNVIQLTVDDLPVPQLTSDWRNVFSSQPVDLKCRIQPDSTNWDYIWYRNGQTFSVSGNVDTHSISSTTKGHAGQYACQGNHRTRLVTTETSKKFHLLVSDLPKPHLTLESKWTRVYPSEKVNMMCDIQPNSTDWHYKWYRNGQEFLYTMDGQKIDSDKKRLIQLASSGQSGNYTCVGKHKTMPVSTTTSNMIDLYVYDDKLVPVVRQYPSFEFMYEEEEVTLQCEVAYLPSIWKYHWFKKTGSKSHEKMNYTFNSTRHMNNDQFFCESERDTYRSERSRPVNLLVKPLPSASLTVDTSWTDILSVDSLTLLCEVHYKDNYGWNFTWFRDGTQLSDSFQERLSVKTTEDMYQSEFQCKGFRTERPTSSTFSEAFKANNLAIEIKPEPDLFISMQDTKSDALLPCNRYSYAGGRSSPTEEHHKSEELLCMSGLNIEQTEGEDETANHEQFKSFRG, via the exons ATGGCTACAGATAAGCTCCTAATTTTTCAAG ttGCATTTGCTGTGGTATGCTTGGCTCAAGAATCGACTGATA ATATTCCTGAACCACAGTTGACATATGAATGGAAAAACATCTTTGCTTCTGAGAGTACGGTTCTAAAGTGTAAAATCCAACCTGATTCAGAAAGTTGGAATTATAAGTGGTACAGAAATGGTGAAAGTCTCAGTGAGAATGGGAATGCTTATTCAGTTAGTTCGGCTACCAAACAGAATGCTGGAGTGTACACCTGCCAAGGAACCCACaagaaaagaaatgttacatctAAACTCAGCAAAGCTGTTGAACTCATACTTAGTG ATCTTCCAACAGCCCAGCTGAATGTGGAGTCCAAATGGACCAAAGTTTTTTCAACAGAGAGTGTGGTTATGAAGTGTGAAATTCAGCCCGGTTCAACAGACTGGCGTTACAAATGGTACAGAAATGGACAAGAGGTTCCTGATCCTACAAACGGGAACAAATATTCAATAAGCCGTACTAACAAAGAACACAGTGGAGAATACACATGCCAAGGAGTCCACAGCATACGAACTGTAACAACCAGTGGCAGCAATGTCATTCAGCTCACCGTTGATT ATCTTCCGACAGCCCAGCTAAATGTGGAGTCCAAATGGACCAAAGTGTTTTCAACAGAGAGTGTGGTTATGAAGTGTGAAATTCAGCCCAGTTCAACAGACTGGCGTTACAAATGGTACAGAAATGGACAAGAGGTTCCTGATCCTACAAACGGGAACAAATATTCAATAAGTCGTACTAACAAAGAACACAGTGGAGAATACACATGCCAAGGAGTCCACAGCATACGAACTGTAGCAACCGGTGGCAGCAATGTCATTCAGCTCACCGTTGATG ATCTTCCAACAGCCCAGCTGAATGTGGAGTCCAAGTGGACCAAAGTGTTTTCAACAGAGAGAGTGGTTATGAAGTGTGAAATTCAGCCTGGTTCAAGAGACTGGCGTTACAAATGGTATAAAAATGGACAAGAGGTTCCTGATCCTACAAACGGGAACAAATATTCAATAAGCCGTACTAACAAGGAACACAGCGGAAAATACACATGCCAAGGAGTCCACAGCATACGAACTGTAACAACCAGTAGCAGCAATGTCATTCAGCTCACCGTTGATG ATCTTCCAACAGCCCAGCTGAATGTGGAGTCCAAGTGGACCAAAGTTTTTTCAACAGAGAGTGTGGTTATGAAGTGTGAAATTCAGCCCGGTTCAACATACTGGCGTTACAAATGGTACAAAAATGGACAAGAGGTTCCTGATCCTACAAACGGGAACAAATATTCAATAAGCCGTACTAACAAAGAACACAGTGGAGAATACACATGCCAAGGAGTCCACAGCATACGAACTGTAACAACCAGTGGCAGCAATGTCATTCAGCTCAACGTTGATG ATCTTCCGACACCCCACCTGAATGTGGAGTCCAAATGGACCAAAGTTTTTTCAACAGAGAGAGTGGTTATGAAGTGTGAAATTCAGCCTGGTTCAAGAGACTGGCGTTACAAATGGTACAAAAATGGACAAGAGGTTCCTGATCCTACAAACGGGAACAAATATTCAATAAGCCGTACTAACAAGGAACACAGCGGAAAATACACATGCCAAGGAGTCCACAGCATACGAACTGTAACAACCAGTAGCAGCAATGTCATTCAGCTCACCATTGATG ATCTTCCGACACCCCACCTGAATGTGGAGTCCAAATGGACCAAAGTTTTTTCAACAGAGAGTGTGATTATGAAGTGTGAAATTCAGCCCAGTTCAACAGACTGGCGTTACAAATGGTACAGAAATGGACAAGAGGTTCCTGATCCTACAAACGGGAACAAATATTCAATAAGCCGTACTAACAAAGAACACAGTGGAGAATACACATGCCAAGGAGTCCACAGCATACGAACTGTAGCAACCGGTGGCAGCAATGTCATTCAGCTCACCGTTGATG ATCTCCCTGTACCACAGCTGACATCCGATTGGAGAAACGTCTTCTCCTCTCAGCCAGTGGATCTGAAGTGTCGCATTCAGCCTGATTCGACAAACTGGGATTACATATGGTACAGGAATGGACAAACATTCAGTGTCAGTGGAAATGTGGACACACATTCAATTAGTTCCACAACCAAAGGGCATGCTGGACAGTACGCCTGCCAAGGAAACCACAGGACACGACTTGTCACAACTGAAACCAGCAAAAAATTTCATCTGTTGGTCAGTG ATCTTCCAAAGCCACATCTGACCCTGGAGTCTAAATGGACGAGGGTGTATCCCTCTGAGAAAGTGAATATGATGTGTGACATTCAGCCGAATTCAACAGACTGGCATTACAAATGGTACAGAAATGGACAAGAGTTTCTGTACACCATGGACGGACAGAAGATCGATTCTGACAAGAAACGTCTCATCCAGTTAGCTTCTAGTGGACAATCTGGAAACTACACTTGTGTGggaaaacataaaacaatgcCTGTGTCTACTACTACCAGTAATATGATTGATCTGTATGTTTATG ATGACAAACTGGTTCCTGTTGTACGTCAATACCCGTCTTTTGAGTTCATgtatgaggaggaggaagtcaCACTGCAGTGTGAAGTTGCTTATCTGCCCAGTATCTGGAAATATCACTGGTTCAAAAAAACTGGTTCAAAAAGCCATGAAAAGATGAACTACACCTTCAACTCCACTCGTCACATGAATAATGACCAGTTCTTTTGTGAGTCTGAAAGAGACACGTATCGCTCAGAACGCAGCAGACCTGTGAATCTGTTGGTAAAAC CCCTCCCATCAGCTTCGCTGACTGTTGACACCAGCTGGACAGACATTTTGTCTGTGGACAGTCTGACATTGCTGTGTGAGGTTCATTATAAGGACAACTATGGATGGAATTTTACGTGGTTCAGAGATGGAACGCAACTGTCCGACAGTTTTCAGGAAAGACTCTCTGTCAAGACCACAGAAGACATGTACCAGAGTGAATTTCAGTGCAAGGGATTCAGAACAGAACGACCAACGTCTTCCACCTTCAGTGAGGCTTTTAAAGCAAACAATCTTG CAATTGAGATAAAACCTGAGCCTGACCTTTTTATCTCCATGCAGGATACAAAATCAG atgcactaTTACCATGTAATAGGTATTCATATGCTGGTGGTAGATCATCACCAACTGAAG AGCACCACAAATCGGAAGAATTGCTTTGTATGTCTGGTCTCAATATTGAGCAAACGGAAG GTGAGGATGAGACAGCAAATCATGAGCAATTTAAATCATTCAGAG GATAA
- the LOC114798292 gene encoding Fc receptor-like protein 5 isoform X1 yields MATDKLLIFQVAFAVVCLAQESTDNIPEPQLTYEWKNIFASESTVLKCKIQPDSESWNYKWYRNGESLSENGNAYSVSSATKQNAGVYTCQGTHKKRNVTSKLSKAVELILSDLPTAQLNVESKWTKVFSTESVVMKCEIQPGSTDWRYKWYRNGQEVPDPTNGNKYSISRTNKEHSGEYTCQGVHSIRTVTTSGSNVIQLTVDYLPTAQLNVESKWTKVFSTESVVMKCEIQPSSTDWRYKWYRNGQEVPDPTNGNKYSISRTNKEHSGEYTCQGVHSIRTVATGGSNVIQLTVDDLPTAQLNVESKWTKVFSTERVVMKCEIQPGSRDWRYKWYKNGQEVPDPTNGNKYSISRTNKEHSGKYTCQGVHSIRTVTTSSSNVIQLTVDDLPTAQLNVESKWTKVFSTESVVMKCEIQPGSTYWRYKWYKNGQEVPDPTNGNKYSISRTNKEHSGEYTCQGVHSIRTVTTSGSNVIQLNVDDLPTPHLNVESKWTKVFSTERVVMKCEIQPGSRDWRYKWYKNGQEVPDPTNGNKYSISRTNKEHSGKYTCQGVHSIRTVTTSSSNVIQLTIDDLPTPHLNVESKWTKVFSTESVIMKCEIQPSSTDWRYKWYRNGQEVPDPTNGNKYSISRTNKEHSGEYTCQGVHSIRTVATGGSNVIQLTVDDLPVPQLTSDWRNVFSSQPVDLKCRIQPDSTNWDYIWYRNGQTFSVSGNVDTHSISSTTKGHAGQYACQGNHRTRLVTTETSKKFHLLVSDLPKPHLTLESKWTRVYPSEKVNMMCDIQPNSTDWHYKWYRNGQEFLYTMDGQKIDSDKKRLIQLASSGQSGNYTCVGKHKTMPVSTTTSNMIDLYVYDDKLVPVVRQYPSFEFMYEEEEVTLQCEVAYLPSIWKYHWFKKTGSKSHEKMNYTFNSTRHMNNDQFFCESERDTYRSERSRPVNLLVKPLPSASLTVDTSWTDILSVDSLTLLCEVHYKDNYGWNFTWFRDGTQLSDSFQERLSVKTTEDMYQSEFQCKGFRTERPTSSTFSEAFKANNLVLKRKILLSISGCVITGIVVTFLGCIYLKCRRKAAIEIKPEPDLFISMQDTKSDALLPCNRYSYAGGRSSPTEEHHKSEELLCMSGLNIEQTEGEDETANHEQFKSFRG; encoded by the exons ATGGCTACAGATAAGCTCCTAATTTTTCAAG ttGCATTTGCTGTGGTATGCTTGGCTCAAGAATCGACTGATA ATATTCCTGAACCACAGTTGACATATGAATGGAAAAACATCTTTGCTTCTGAGAGTACGGTTCTAAAGTGTAAAATCCAACCTGATTCAGAAAGTTGGAATTATAAGTGGTACAGAAATGGTGAAAGTCTCAGTGAGAATGGGAATGCTTATTCAGTTAGTTCGGCTACCAAACAGAATGCTGGAGTGTACACCTGCCAAGGAACCCACaagaaaagaaatgttacatctAAACTCAGCAAAGCTGTTGAACTCATACTTAGTG ATCTTCCAACAGCCCAGCTGAATGTGGAGTCCAAATGGACCAAAGTTTTTTCAACAGAGAGTGTGGTTATGAAGTGTGAAATTCAGCCCGGTTCAACAGACTGGCGTTACAAATGGTACAGAAATGGACAAGAGGTTCCTGATCCTACAAACGGGAACAAATATTCAATAAGCCGTACTAACAAAGAACACAGTGGAGAATACACATGCCAAGGAGTCCACAGCATACGAACTGTAACAACCAGTGGCAGCAATGTCATTCAGCTCACCGTTGATT ATCTTCCGACAGCCCAGCTAAATGTGGAGTCCAAATGGACCAAAGTGTTTTCAACAGAGAGTGTGGTTATGAAGTGTGAAATTCAGCCCAGTTCAACAGACTGGCGTTACAAATGGTACAGAAATGGACAAGAGGTTCCTGATCCTACAAACGGGAACAAATATTCAATAAGTCGTACTAACAAAGAACACAGTGGAGAATACACATGCCAAGGAGTCCACAGCATACGAACTGTAGCAACCGGTGGCAGCAATGTCATTCAGCTCACCGTTGATG ATCTTCCAACAGCCCAGCTGAATGTGGAGTCCAAGTGGACCAAAGTGTTTTCAACAGAGAGAGTGGTTATGAAGTGTGAAATTCAGCCTGGTTCAAGAGACTGGCGTTACAAATGGTATAAAAATGGACAAGAGGTTCCTGATCCTACAAACGGGAACAAATATTCAATAAGCCGTACTAACAAGGAACACAGCGGAAAATACACATGCCAAGGAGTCCACAGCATACGAACTGTAACAACCAGTAGCAGCAATGTCATTCAGCTCACCGTTGATG ATCTTCCAACAGCCCAGCTGAATGTGGAGTCCAAGTGGACCAAAGTTTTTTCAACAGAGAGTGTGGTTATGAAGTGTGAAATTCAGCCCGGTTCAACATACTGGCGTTACAAATGGTACAAAAATGGACAAGAGGTTCCTGATCCTACAAACGGGAACAAATATTCAATAAGCCGTACTAACAAAGAACACAGTGGAGAATACACATGCCAAGGAGTCCACAGCATACGAACTGTAACAACCAGTGGCAGCAATGTCATTCAGCTCAACGTTGATG ATCTTCCGACACCCCACCTGAATGTGGAGTCCAAATGGACCAAAGTTTTTTCAACAGAGAGAGTGGTTATGAAGTGTGAAATTCAGCCTGGTTCAAGAGACTGGCGTTACAAATGGTACAAAAATGGACAAGAGGTTCCTGATCCTACAAACGGGAACAAATATTCAATAAGCCGTACTAACAAGGAACACAGCGGAAAATACACATGCCAAGGAGTCCACAGCATACGAACTGTAACAACCAGTAGCAGCAATGTCATTCAGCTCACCATTGATG ATCTTCCGACACCCCACCTGAATGTGGAGTCCAAATGGACCAAAGTTTTTTCAACAGAGAGTGTGATTATGAAGTGTGAAATTCAGCCCAGTTCAACAGACTGGCGTTACAAATGGTACAGAAATGGACAAGAGGTTCCTGATCCTACAAACGGGAACAAATATTCAATAAGCCGTACTAACAAAGAACACAGTGGAGAATACACATGCCAAGGAGTCCACAGCATACGAACTGTAGCAACCGGTGGCAGCAATGTCATTCAGCTCACCGTTGATG ATCTCCCTGTACCACAGCTGACATCCGATTGGAGAAACGTCTTCTCCTCTCAGCCAGTGGATCTGAAGTGTCGCATTCAGCCTGATTCGACAAACTGGGATTACATATGGTACAGGAATGGACAAACATTCAGTGTCAGTGGAAATGTGGACACACATTCAATTAGTTCCACAACCAAAGGGCATGCTGGACAGTACGCCTGCCAAGGAAACCACAGGACACGACTTGTCACAACTGAAACCAGCAAAAAATTTCATCTGTTGGTCAGTG ATCTTCCAAAGCCACATCTGACCCTGGAGTCTAAATGGACGAGGGTGTATCCCTCTGAGAAAGTGAATATGATGTGTGACATTCAGCCGAATTCAACAGACTGGCATTACAAATGGTACAGAAATGGACAAGAGTTTCTGTACACCATGGACGGACAGAAGATCGATTCTGACAAGAAACGTCTCATCCAGTTAGCTTCTAGTGGACAATCTGGAAACTACACTTGTGTGggaaaacataaaacaatgcCTGTGTCTACTACTACCAGTAATATGATTGATCTGTATGTTTATG ATGACAAACTGGTTCCTGTTGTACGTCAATACCCGTCTTTTGAGTTCATgtatgaggaggaggaagtcaCACTGCAGTGTGAAGTTGCTTATCTGCCCAGTATCTGGAAATATCACTGGTTCAAAAAAACTGGTTCAAAAAGCCATGAAAAGATGAACTACACCTTCAACTCCACTCGTCACATGAATAATGACCAGTTCTTTTGTGAGTCTGAAAGAGACACGTATCGCTCAGAACGCAGCAGACCTGTGAATCTGTTGGTAAAAC CCCTCCCATCAGCTTCGCTGACTGTTGACACCAGCTGGACAGACATTTTGTCTGTGGACAGTCTGACATTGCTGTGTGAGGTTCATTATAAGGACAACTATGGATGGAATTTTACGTGGTTCAGAGATGGAACGCAACTGTCCGACAGTTTTCAGGAAAGACTCTCTGTCAAGACCACAGAAGACATGTACCAGAGTGAATTTCAGTGCAAGGGATTCAGAACAGAACGACCAACGTCTTCCACCTTCAGTGAGGCTTTTAAAGCAAACAATCTTG TTTTGAAACGGAAAATCCTTCTCTCCATCTCAGGCTGTGTAATCACTGGCATTGTTGTCACTTTTTTGGGTTGCATTTATctaaaatgcagaagaaaagcag CAATTGAGATAAAACCTGAGCCTGACCTTTTTATCTCCATGCAGGATACAAAATCAG atgcactaTTACCATGTAATAGGTATTCATATGCTGGTGGTAGATCATCACCAACTGAAG AGCACCACAAATCGGAAGAATTGCTTTGTATGTCTGGTCTCAATATTGAGCAAACGGAAG GTGAGGATGAGACAGCAAATCATGAGCAATTTAAATCATTCAGAG GATAA
- the LOC114798292 gene encoding hemicentin-1-like isoform X3: MATDKLLIFQVAFAVVCLAQESTDNIPEPQLTYEWKNIFASESTVLKCKIQPDSESWNYKWYRNGESLSENGNAYSVSSATKQNAGVYTCQGTHKKRNVTSKLSKAVELILSDLPTAQLNVESKWTKVFSTESVVMKCEIQPGSTDWRYKWYRNGQEVPDPTNGNKYSISRTNKEHSGEYTCQGVHSIRTVTTSGSNVIQLTVDYLPTAQLNVESKWTKVFSTESVVMKCEIQPSSTDWRYKWYRNGQEVPDPTNGNKYSISRTNKEHSGEYTCQGVHSIRTVATGGSNVIQLTVDDLPTAQLNVESKWTKVFSTERVVMKCEIQPGSRDWRYKWYKNGQEVPDPTNGNKYSISRTNKEHSGKYTCQGVHSIRTVTTSSSNVIQLTVDDLPTAQLNVESKWTKVFSTESVVMKCEIQPGSTYWRYKWYKNGQEVPDPTNGNKYSISRTNKEHSGEYTCQGVHSIRTVTTSGSNVIQLNVDDLPTPHLNVESKWTKVFSTERVVMKCEIQPGSRDWRYKWYKNGQEVPDPTNGNKYSISRTNKEHSGKYTCQGVHSIRTVTTSSSNVIQLTIDDLPTPHLNVESKWTKVFSTESVIMKCEIQPSSTDWRYKWYRNGQEVPDPTNGNKYSISRTNKEHSGEYTCQGVHSIRTVATGGSNVIQLTVDDLPVPQLTSDWRNVFSSQPVDLKCRIQPDSTNWDYIWYRNGQTFSVSGNVDTHSISSTTKGHAGQYACQGNHRTRLVTTETSKKFHLLVSDLPKPHLTLESKWTRVYPSEKVNMMCDIQPNSTDWHYKWYRNGQEFLYTMDGQKIDSDKKRLIQLASSGQSGNYTCVGKHKTMPVSTTTSNMIDLYVYALPSASLTVDTSWTDILSVDSLTLLCEVHYKDNYGWNFTWFRDGTQLSDSFQERLSVKTTEDMYQSEFQCKGFRTERPTSSTFSEAFKANNLVLKRKILLSISGCVITGIVVTFLGCIYLKCRRKAAIEIKPEPDLFISMQDTKSDALLPCNRYSYAGGRSSPTEEHHKSEELLCMSGLNIEQTEGEDETANHEQFKSFRG, encoded by the exons ATGGCTACAGATAAGCTCCTAATTTTTCAAG ttGCATTTGCTGTGGTATGCTTGGCTCAAGAATCGACTGATA ATATTCCTGAACCACAGTTGACATATGAATGGAAAAACATCTTTGCTTCTGAGAGTACGGTTCTAAAGTGTAAAATCCAACCTGATTCAGAAAGTTGGAATTATAAGTGGTACAGAAATGGTGAAAGTCTCAGTGAGAATGGGAATGCTTATTCAGTTAGTTCGGCTACCAAACAGAATGCTGGAGTGTACACCTGCCAAGGAACCCACaagaaaagaaatgttacatctAAACTCAGCAAAGCTGTTGAACTCATACTTAGTG ATCTTCCAACAGCCCAGCTGAATGTGGAGTCCAAATGGACCAAAGTTTTTTCAACAGAGAGTGTGGTTATGAAGTGTGAAATTCAGCCCGGTTCAACAGACTGGCGTTACAAATGGTACAGAAATGGACAAGAGGTTCCTGATCCTACAAACGGGAACAAATATTCAATAAGCCGTACTAACAAAGAACACAGTGGAGAATACACATGCCAAGGAGTCCACAGCATACGAACTGTAACAACCAGTGGCAGCAATGTCATTCAGCTCACCGTTGATT ATCTTCCGACAGCCCAGCTAAATGTGGAGTCCAAATGGACCAAAGTGTTTTCAACAGAGAGTGTGGTTATGAAGTGTGAAATTCAGCCCAGTTCAACAGACTGGCGTTACAAATGGTACAGAAATGGACAAGAGGTTCCTGATCCTACAAACGGGAACAAATATTCAATAAGTCGTACTAACAAAGAACACAGTGGAGAATACACATGCCAAGGAGTCCACAGCATACGAACTGTAGCAACCGGTGGCAGCAATGTCATTCAGCTCACCGTTGATG ATCTTCCAACAGCCCAGCTGAATGTGGAGTCCAAGTGGACCAAAGTGTTTTCAACAGAGAGAGTGGTTATGAAGTGTGAAATTCAGCCTGGTTCAAGAGACTGGCGTTACAAATGGTATAAAAATGGACAAGAGGTTCCTGATCCTACAAACGGGAACAAATATTCAATAAGCCGTACTAACAAGGAACACAGCGGAAAATACACATGCCAAGGAGTCCACAGCATACGAACTGTAACAACCAGTAGCAGCAATGTCATTCAGCTCACCGTTGATG ATCTTCCAACAGCCCAGCTGAATGTGGAGTCCAAGTGGACCAAAGTTTTTTCAACAGAGAGTGTGGTTATGAAGTGTGAAATTCAGCCCGGTTCAACATACTGGCGTTACAAATGGTACAAAAATGGACAAGAGGTTCCTGATCCTACAAACGGGAACAAATATTCAATAAGCCGTACTAACAAAGAACACAGTGGAGAATACACATGCCAAGGAGTCCACAGCATACGAACTGTAACAACCAGTGGCAGCAATGTCATTCAGCTCAACGTTGATG ATCTTCCGACACCCCACCTGAATGTGGAGTCCAAATGGACCAAAGTTTTTTCAACAGAGAGAGTGGTTATGAAGTGTGAAATTCAGCCTGGTTCAAGAGACTGGCGTTACAAATGGTACAAAAATGGACAAGAGGTTCCTGATCCTACAAACGGGAACAAATATTCAATAAGCCGTACTAACAAGGAACACAGCGGAAAATACACATGCCAAGGAGTCCACAGCATACGAACTGTAACAACCAGTAGCAGCAATGTCATTCAGCTCACCATTGATG ATCTTCCGACACCCCACCTGAATGTGGAGTCCAAATGGACCAAAGTTTTTTCAACAGAGAGTGTGATTATGAAGTGTGAAATTCAGCCCAGTTCAACAGACTGGCGTTACAAATGGTACAGAAATGGACAAGAGGTTCCTGATCCTACAAACGGGAACAAATATTCAATAAGCCGTACTAACAAAGAACACAGTGGAGAATACACATGCCAAGGAGTCCACAGCATACGAACTGTAGCAACCGGTGGCAGCAATGTCATTCAGCTCACCGTTGATG ATCTCCCTGTACCACAGCTGACATCCGATTGGAGAAACGTCTTCTCCTCTCAGCCAGTGGATCTGAAGTGTCGCATTCAGCCTGATTCGACAAACTGGGATTACATATGGTACAGGAATGGACAAACATTCAGTGTCAGTGGAAATGTGGACACACATTCAATTAGTTCCACAACCAAAGGGCATGCTGGACAGTACGCCTGCCAAGGAAACCACAGGACACGACTTGTCACAACTGAAACCAGCAAAAAATTTCATCTGTTGGTCAGTG ATCTTCCAAAGCCACATCTGACCCTGGAGTCTAAATGGACGAGGGTGTATCCCTCTGAGAAAGTGAATATGATGTGTGACATTCAGCCGAATTCAACAGACTGGCATTACAAATGGTACAGAAATGGACAAGAGTTTCTGTACACCATGGACGGACAGAAGATCGATTCTGACAAGAAACGTCTCATCCAGTTAGCTTCTAGTGGACAATCTGGAAACTACACTTGTGTGggaaaacataaaacaatgcCTGTGTCTACTACTACCAGTAATATGATTGATCTGTATGTTTATG CCCTCCCATCAGCTTCGCTGACTGTTGACACCAGCTGGACAGACATTTTGTCTGTGGACAGTCTGACATTGCTGTGTGAGGTTCATTATAAGGACAACTATGGATGGAATTTTACGTGGTTCAGAGATGGAACGCAACTGTCCGACAGTTTTCAGGAAAGACTCTCTGTCAAGACCACAGAAGACATGTACCAGAGTGAATTTCAGTGCAAGGGATTCAGAACAGAACGACCAACGTCTTCCACCTTCAGTGAGGCTTTTAAAGCAAACAATCTTG TTTTGAAACGGAAAATCCTTCTCTCCATCTCAGGCTGTGTAATCACTGGCATTGTTGTCACTTTTTTGGGTTGCATTTATctaaaatgcagaagaaaagcag CAATTGAGATAAAACCTGAGCCTGACCTTTTTATCTCCATGCAGGATACAAAATCAG atgcactaTTACCATGTAATAGGTATTCATATGCTGGTGGTAGATCATCACCAACTGAAG AGCACCACAAATCGGAAGAATTGCTTTGTATGTCTGGTCTCAATATTGAGCAAACGGAAG GTGAGGATGAGACAGCAAATCATGAGCAATTTAAATCATTCAGAG GATAA